The following DNA comes from Scomber scombrus chromosome 7, fScoSco1.1, whole genome shotgun sequence.
TCCTGGAGGCAGAGCTGGAGCCAGGCGGTGTGGAGCTGGGACCTGGAGAGGTAACGTTAATCATCATGGTAACAGTCTTGGTAACAGCAGTCAGCAGGGCAAGCTGACAGGTGCTCCCTGTGACACAAAGTCATGAAAAAATATTAGTTAATTAGTAATTATTTAGTATTAGTTAATACTTTTCTAATATTACCAGTTTGAAGATTTTCACATTGCTTGTTAGTTTGCtagaataaaacataacaagCCGTGAAATTAGCCTTAAAATAATTTTCAAGAAGCTGCAGTCAACCATAAATCCTGCATctcacaaaaatttaaaaagtctgaTTATCTGTGCAGGCCAAATTGAAATTTGACTAGTTTAATTTTGGAGCTTTAATTATGAAATCTATTATGTTCTGAAGAGACCTGCAGACACAGCTCCATGAAATTAAATCAAAGCTGCCTTTAAATTACTATGTCATGTCTTAAATGATATCAAATTAGCCAATATATTAGTCAGGCACTAATCATGAGTCTTAACCTGCAAAGAGAATAGTTAgggattttaaatatatactcACTTTATTACACCTTTGCAGTCTAATGCAGCCCAATACAACaactctgccataaattctacttttatgaagcttatatgttttcagtttttgtttacattgtcagaaaggtgatattTCTACATTATATTGCACATTGAATTGGTACAGATGCTTGGTACAGTACCCATCATTTGTAGATAACCTGGAGGAGGAACATTTAAAATTCTTGTTTTTCTAAGTTTAAAGGAAGGTgtatgtgttacagtgttacagTTTGGAAGCTACAAAAGTTAGTTCTTTACCCAGAAACTcaaaggaaacatttacagGTGCCAACAGCTGACGTATCAGAATTCTTTCTGTGCTCAGTAAATTAATGAAAACAGTGCTGTTTGATCAGGTTTCACACTAAACTCTGAATTCCAGCATTCATATAACCCTTGTCTCTCTATGAGCAATACTTTCATGTAGATGAGCGATCAGTTTTTGAGTGATACAGATGGGAACGGAATGGTTGGTGCTGTCCTACTTGATTTCAGCGCTGCATCAGTAATCTGGTCAAGTGCTGCCAAAAAAGAGCTGGATGAGCCTCAATTAGAGCAGAACGAGCAGAACAGCTCGCTGTTCAGCAAGAGCAAGTAGAGATGAAATGCAGACTGATCTTGCATGACTGAAAGTTGGTTAAGATGTAACTTTATCTAGAAAACATtctagttttttattattattattattattaatattattgttgttaatattattattattattattattattattattattattattataatcctttaaaaatataggttttctttcatttcattgcaGTACAAAGGTCTAAATGAACTTAGATTAtattcttttatcttttaagcCATATAAATTGTTCCATGTGAATGTTTTGTATATGTACTGCATGTTTTTGATGTCATTATATTGTTGGGTGCAGTGgtgatttttctttattaactatattgttttatgtgttgttttaagtgcatgttcatgttttcttgtGTGAAAGTAAGACGGTATGTAGTTTAGTGGGTTGAACAAGTCAAAAGGTTATAGTTTTTGACTGATATGTTTTACATGCATGAAACTAACAGAAATTGTGGTTAAAATAACCACGTTCCAACATTGTGAACATGCCAGAAATATAgctgtaatatttttttcagtgcacTAAAGATATTGCTACAATATGAAGCAACACAAAGCTTATTGTAATCGATTCAACGACTgaaattgcctttttttgtgACAACGTTCCATTTGAAATaccacacaaaaacatatgttgttgttttttcttatgcAGGTGGAGCTGGGACCAGGAGGCAACGAGCTGCTGGAGAGTACAGCGcaggaggatgaagaaagaaGAGTTCTCGATAAGAGGAAATATCTCGCTCTGAGCAGAAGATGCAAAGAGATTgaacaggtgtgtttgtgtgagctggcacatgtgtgtgtgctgcatgcTTGTGGTTTATTTTGCACACTCCTCCTGTTGCTTTCGCTTATGAAATGAGTTTAGGAGTTACTGTATAACTGGTTCATCATACATCATTCAGTGCCCTAACTCCCTCATAATGTTTGAGGAtagatttttatgttttaaactgaTACCTATGCCTGATATATTTCCATTCCTGTAAGCTAATAATTGACTTTAATGAAGATTTTTATAATTTCCTCTGATACAGTAGCTTTTTTCCCAGTTGTATTACTAGAGAAGAGAAATCCTGTAAATTTCAGTTCCACAGTtgataaaagtgaaatattgcaTCGATATTGAGATGATATGagcttttttttataacttatattttatttttacttcagtATTCATTATATACAGCACAGTTTTGATGCTATTTCACTTGGTTGGGAGCAAGGAGCAAAAGCAACAAGGCTGGGGAGTATATGTATAATCAGATTTTATCTATGTAAAAGGAAGGATGTTTGGGTGTATGAGCTTTTTATAGCTCATATTAGCTGATAGTGATAGTATGATGGTCTATCAGTGAATCTGTACTGTGTAATCAATAACATACGTGTTCTGTTCAGGTGAATCAGAAGATCCTCGGTCGCCTTCACCAAGTACAAAGAATTACACGACGcttaaagaaagagagacggtAGAAAAATCCATCGAATGTACATTTTCTGAAAAACTTCCCACAAGATGTCCCATCTCAAGATTCTATTGATCTTACAGGTTCCTCATGAAAACTCTTGATGCACATGGGGACGACTACAGAAATGCCCAGCTCACCATCCTGCTTGAGGTAAGAAGTAGATGGCTGTATGTAGGACAAAAAATGgctcaaatattttttttagtctttcatGCCATGATATTAGTAGTGGAATGGGGGAAATGTTGTCCAGTGGACACCACTGGTTGACTCTGGTGCCATTCAAATCTGCAATTACACTGTAAAAGCATTTGATCTGTCAGTGTGCCAGCAGATCAAGTTTTTATGACCTTTTAGGATCCTGTGAATACACCTATATTTCTGCATcaatcattaaaacataatgCTGGACTTGCCTTATTTAAGTGGAGCAAATTCCCAAATAATTTTGCAGTGGAACAAAATACCAAAAGTCATttgacacagtgtgtgtgtgtgtgtgtgtgtgtgtgtgtgtgtgtgtgtgtgtgtgtgtgtgtgtgtgtgtgtgtgtgtgtgtgtgtgtgtgtgtgtgtgtgtgtgtgtgtgtgtgtgtgtgtgtgtgtgtgtgtgtgttgtgtgtgtgtgtgtgtggactcaAGTGCTTCGAACAAGCCTGTCTTCTGctttgtaataaataaatgttctcaAGCTCACTACATGCCATtacaatttagattttttttatcccttgtcttttttttcttcttcaggatGAGCCTGGATCCCATTTAGATCCAGCTGCTGGAGTGGAGGACGACCGGCTCAACGGCGTATCTGGTTCCACCTCGTCTGCAGCTTTGCATCATGCTGCTGGGCCAAAGAAGAGGAGGCATCGAATACCAAGGCAAGAAAAGGATAAAGACCAACAGGTAGGTGAAAAATTCTACTGGactgctgctgtctgttttGTGGTTATCAGTCATTTGTGTTAATAAGACTGACCAGTTATCTGTGTGTGATATTGGATTAATATTTAGTTGTGGGTGGTTTAAACTGCAGATAAGTGTCACTGATGTTAGTATTCAGACGTCTGACTGTGCAGAATAATAAATGTTCTGTTAACTGAGCTTTTGCTTCTTTTCCCAGACTGAACCAGACATGTCAGTGTTGGCAGAGACGCAGTTTGGAGAAATGCCCAGTCCGAcctctctgtctcactgacCGTTGCTCGTCCATGGATATGATGAAATATAAAGGAGTACCCTGTTGCTTTAACTGTTGAGTGAACATGCTGCCTCTGTTCAGCCGGGGTTTGCACTGAATGAAGTTTTACTCAATCAATGTGACCACATTGAATTGATGTGAAATCAGATAGTACTTACGtggtacatacatacatatattttgtatatattctGCTGTTTTGATATTTTGTACTGAGAGTTGATGACATCACATAATTATGATAAGTAGCGAACTGTGACAACTTTGTTTGATGAAGAATTGGCAACCCAGATACAATTACAGCATATTGGCAAACTTGTGTCATGAACAGCTTTCTTCACAATACATTCCTGGATATTTGTCATGATTTTATCTTTATCAATATTAAAGTGTTACAGATGGCTGAAGTTTCTTAGgctgtaaaatgaaatgtttcacTTCTAGAAGTGTTTAGAAAGGGCTGGTATGTGTACAAGCACATGCATTTTACAGTTATTTTTCATGtccatgttttattcatgtaaaCAATAACTCAGTGGAGTGTTTTTATCATGTTTCTATACCGGAGTTTAAAGTACACAACAactaaaatgtttcagtttaatggcagaaataaaaaaaaagcagtgtgtcTGTAGATAAGTTtcttcaattttatttttaaatcaattatggtacatctttttttattgctagAGAATTTAGGCTCATCTCATTTCCTCAGAGGATGGAATTtcctcagttgtcatggagatcaGTTTCTTCAAGGTATCAAAATGAATGagtaaatctatctatctaaagcaaaaaaaacaaaaacatgttaatgttCAAATAACGAGGTCGGGAGCTAATGAAGTCCATTAGTTTTCATAGAGGCAGTTATTAGGAATATGTGTTTTCAGGTGCAGATCAAAATTCATCATGCCGCTGAGCCAATGGCTGGCCAGCATTCCAGCGGATGTCTGGCAGTGACGGGCGGGTGGTTTGTCCAATCAGACCCGCGGATTGGGTTTAGGGCGGACTCTGGACACGGAGGTGGGATTTTAGCTACCGTCCATCTTCAGCTACATTACAGTGAGCGAGCTTGtcgaaaagaaaacacaatttgGGAAGTAAAGAAGACTTTCTGGAATTAGTTTTGGctgtaattgaaaaaaagacaaacgaAAGCCCATATCCTAGGTAAATGTCGTAAACAAGTATGAATCTAGATGCTCGGGTTGACCCAGTTTCCCTTTTTCCTAAATTTGGCTAGCTGGCTAGCTAAAGCTGGCTAGCTAGCATTTTTATGCATTAGCTAGTCAGACAGTTAAGACATTAGCTAGCAGGTTTACGATTTTGAACGGTTTCTGATATGTTATGTCTTTCACAATACAAAACCACCATATAAAAGCTGTAGTGGACCCCCCAGAATAACGCTGCATGAACATGAACTCTGTCCACCAACATGGTCCGTGGTGGTTGTTTTGAAACGGGCCAGTTAGTGACCGAGCGAGGTGGACGAGCAACTGGCTCCTATTGACGTTAGCTCGGTGGCGTTAGCTGGCTAGGTGGCTAATTTTAGCTGAAAAATATGTCAAGATCAGCTACGTCTACAAAGGTGTGAACACAGGCGAAGAGGTCGTGCAGTTGTCCCGGTTGCAAGTGTCTGAAAATGGTGTAAATACGTTGTTATTTGTGGTGCTAACGTTGAACATGGCAGCTAGCCGGAGTTAACTCAGGGAGACGATGCGCTGATGTCTCTTCTGAAGTGGTTTGTGTTGGGTTTCTGAGCTATGAGGCTATAAACGTGTTGTGTTTTCTCACATAGCTAACTTTGTGACAGACGGAATGTGGACATTGTCGTAGTCAGAGCCATGGCTGACAAGAGAAAACTTCAAGGTAAGAGTTTGGTTAAACTGTCGTTAGGGTCCATCATGATGTACAGCCTGGTATCTTCATCCAGCAGCATGGTTTTGTGGAGATATTTGCTGTTGCATGGATGTGTGATCAGTGATGCTGGAGCGTTTTTCTTTCACCTCCACAGGCGAGATCGACAGATGTTTGAAAAAAGTAGCTGAAGGTGTAGAACAGTTTGAAGATATCTGGCAAAAGGTGAGAGATCCATGTTTTTCCTTGTGTttgcttttcatgtttttctttggcAATCTGAAGTCGGGGAAAACTATTTATGTCATATATTTATCTACATTTTAGCTCCACAATGCAGCCAATGCAAACCAGAAGGAAAAGTATGAGGCTGACCTCaagaaagagattaaaaaattACAGGTAAGACAAGTTAACCATGGAGCAGTCCAAATAGTTTCAAGTAGTTAAGAAACCATACATATATTTACACGTCTTCACTTCATCTGCACATTGACTCAATAAGGAGTATGTCTGCAATATGAAATTGGTTTAACATCTCTTCTATTTTCTAGCGATTGAGAGATCAGATAAAAACATGGGTGGCCTCAAACGAGATCAAAGACAAAAGGCAGCTAGTAGAGAATCGCAAACTTATCGAGACGGTACGGCTCTCTACCATTTACTTTTTCTAGgttcattttgtttctttaatatgTAACTGGAGCACATTTTTGCATCAAAACATTCAACTtaataacagtgtgtgtgtgtgtgatttttttctttctctctttagcAAATGGAGCGATTCAAAGTTGTGGAGcgtgaaacaaaaacaaaagcgtACTCTAAAGAAGGCTTGGGGCTCGCTCAGAAGGTTGATCCAGCTCagagggaaaaggaggaaaCGGGACAGTGGCTAACAGTAATACATCCACTAATATATCTACACGCATTGTACATTTTTGATGCCCAGTTTTCTCTTAACAGCCTTTTCCTCGCACCACAGGCGAACAATTAATCATAAAACGTGcaatttgtgaaaatgaattAGAATTTATGAATCAGGGAttattaaatttgatttgattcattaaTGCTCTTTTTTCTGACCTCCTTTTCACCCTCAGAATACGATAGACACTCTAAATATGCAGGTGGATCAATTTGAAAGTGAGGTGGAATCTCTTTCAGTTCAGACACGAAAGAAGAAGGGTGATAAAGATGTGagtcctctctttttttcccccacacacGTTTAATTCTACATCCTCTGTAGATGTTCTGTAATTCTAGTGAAAATCCAATATAAGGACtttcactgaaatgtttaaGACTGCACTCTTGTCTTCTTTCTGTCAAGCAGAAGCAAGAACGTATCGAGGAGCTCAAGCGGTTGATCGAGAGGCATAGATTCCACATCCGCATGTTGGAGACCATTTTACGAATGCTGGACAATGACTCTGTACCGGTGGATTCAATTCAGAAGATCAAGGATGACGTTGAGTATTACATTGATTCCTCCCAAGACCCTGACTTCGAGGAGAACGAGTTCCTGTATGACGACTTAGACCTGGAAGACATCCGTGAGTAGAACATGAAGTATTGATGGGGTGTTAGAGTTAGAATCGTGCTCCGATGTTACAGGAATCTTTTAACATCTGTACACAGCGATAAGGTAAAAATGGCATTATCCGATCTCAACTCTTGTCTCTTTTCTGTCGTTGTCTTGTA
Coding sequences within:
- the tfpt gene encoding TCF3 fusion partner produces the protein MMEDFSGLALPPLFGGHILEAELEPGGVELGPGEVELGPGGNELLESTAQEDEERRVLDKRKYLALSRRCKEIEQVNQKILGRLHQVQRITRRLKKERRFLMKTLDAHGDDYRNAQLTILLEDEPGSHLDPAAGVEDDRLNGVSGSTSSAALHHAAGPKKRRHRIPRQEKDKDQQTEPDMSVLAETQFGEMPSPTSLSH